Below is a window of Pseudomonadota bacterium DNA.
CAGGGACTTGCAATCACCGAGATTGGCCAGATGGTAGATCATTTTCAGGTTGTTGATGAATTTGAAGCATGCCTGTTGATCTTTTAATCCAAAGGCAATGAGTCCGCCGAAGCCCTTGCCGGCAAACTGTTTTTTTGCAGTGGGATAGGATGGGTTGTCCTTGAGCCCGGGATATTTCACCCAGGTGGTTTTCTGGTGGTTCTGAAGATAATCGGCAACCTTCATGGCATTTTCAATA
It encodes the following:
- a CDS encoding PLP-dependent transferase; translated protein: IENAMKVADYLQNHQKTTWVKYPGLKDNPSYPTAKKQFAGKGFGGLIAFGLKDQQACFKFINNLKMIYHLANLGDCKSLVIHPYSSQYVAFPEPIRQLLSITPDLVRLSVGIEGVEDIIADIEQALETVS